The Rhodoluna lacicola genome includes the window TGCCCAGAACCTCAAGCACCTCTAGGTCGCGGCTTAGCCCGGCGGCGTTTCGGCGCTGGGTTGGCTTGGCCTCAGCCATAGGTTCCTCCTGACGAACACTGGGGGCGATTCCCTGTTTATCTGATTGTTATCGTATTTGGTTGACATACTACCAACTCTCGTTGCGGTATACACAACACATTTCTAGTTTGGAGTTAGCGCTAAAAAGCGCTGATTAGCTCTCAACGAGGAGGCCGGCATGGATTATGACCTTAGTTTGGTCCTGCCATTTCTAATCAAGAAAGCCGATGAAATTCTTGAGCTTTCGATCGAGCACATCACCGTGGTGCTGATTTCCCTGGTGATCGCGGCAATTATCGGTGTTGGCACCGGGCTTTTGGTCTGGGAGAAGCCAGTGGCTCGCTCCGCCGCCGTGGCTACCGCCGGAGTGATTTTGACCATTCCGTCGATGGCTCTGTTGACCATTCTGATTCCAATCATGGGACTTGGCTGGGCATCAACCGTATTTGCTCTGAGCATCTACTCGCTGCTACCGATTGTGCGAAACACCGTGGTTGGGCTTCGCGAGGTAGACGCGGCGGTAATTGAATCGGCCCGCGGAATGGGAATGAGCAAGACTGCCGTGCTTATGAAAATTCAGTTTCCAATTGCCTGGCCAGTAATTCTCACCGGCCTTCGCGTTGCGGCTCAGCTCTCTGTAGGTATTGCAGCAATTGCGGCATACGTGGCAGGTCCTGGAATGGGTGCCTACATCTTCAAGGGACTTTCAATGTTGGGTGCCGCCAACGCACTGAACTTTGCACTAACCGGCACAGTCGTGATTGTGATTATCGCGCTGAGCTTTGACGCAGTTTTTATTTTGATCAACCGACTAACAACCTCGAGAGGCATCCGTGTCTAAGTCAACCAGCGGCGCAAGCATTGAGCTAAGCAATGTAACTAAGTCGTATCCAAACCAGCCACAAGCGGCTGTTGAAAATTTCTCGATGAGCATCAACCCCGGTGAGCTAATTATGTTGGTTGGCCCATCTGGTTGCGGTAAGACCACCACCATGAAGATGATCAACCGCATCATCGAACCAACATCGGGTTCCATCAAGATTGACGGCGAAGACATTCTTTCGCTAGATCAAAACACTTTGCGTCGCCGCATCGGTTACGTGATTCAGCAAATTGGTTTGTTCCCACACATGACAATTGCCGAGAACGTATCGGTTGTTCCAAAGCTTTTGGGTTGGGACAAAGCAAAAACCGCAGCGCGCGTTGATGAACTACTTTCACTTGTTGATCTAGACCCAGCAAAATTTGCAAACCGATACCCAAAGCAGTTATCCGGTGGACAGCAGCAGCGCATTGGTGTTGCCCGTGCACTTGCCGCAGACCCACCGGTAATGCTGATGGACGAACCGTTTGGCGCAACTGACCCAATCACTCGCGAAAAACTGCAGGACGAATTTTTGAGACTGCAGGCAACAATTGGAAAAACAATTGTGTTTGTGACTCACGACTTTGACGAGGCCATCAAACTTGGTGACCGCATTGCAGTGCTTAGCGAGCGCTCACAGATTGAGCAGTTTGATACCCCGGCAAATATCTTGGCCAACCCAGCCAGTGATTACGTTTCATCTTTCATTGGTGAGGGTGCAGCGCTAAAGCGATTGGCGCTAATTCCAATTTCGTCGGCAAAGCTTGGTGCCGCTACAGCAAGTGGACCAGCCGTGATGGTGACTGAAAATCTTCGCGAGGCCCTAGACCACATCGTGCTAAACGGTGGTTCACCGGTGCCAGTAACTGACGCCAAGGGAAAGACCGTTGGCAGCATTTCTGTCAAAGAGATTTCAAATGCCCTGGGCGCAGATGCCTCAGCCCTTGGAATCAAAAAAGGCTAATCATGAGTATTCAAGCCGCATCAGATGTAAGCACCTCTTACAGTCAGCCATCTGACCGCAAGGGCCGCTTCTTCACAGCCAAGCGCTGGGGCACCCCGCTGCTGATCTTGGTGGCACTAACCGGTCTACTGGTTTTTCTAACCGTGCGCGGTGAGCCAGACAAGATTGAATCCTTTGCACTCAACTGGCCATACATGCTGGCCAAGGTTGATGAGCACATTCGTCTTTCAATCGCCGCAGCGCTACTGGTTGCAGCTATTGCCATTCCAGCGGGAATCTTGGTTAGTCGCTCAAAGTCAAAGATTGTGCGCGGCACCATTGTGGGAATCGGAAACGTTGGCCAGGCAACACCTGCCGTTGGTGTGATCATCTTGCTTGCTTTGATTCTTGGCATTGGATGGTCAACCGCAATCATCGCGTTGGTGTTCTACGGTTTGCTACCGGTGATTCGCAACACCATGGTTGGTATTTCACAAATCAACCCATCAATCATTGAGTCTGCAAAAGGTATGGGCATGACCGGTGGACAGATTCTTCGCAAGATCGAACTGCCGCTAGCAGTTCCAGTAATTTTGGCGGGGTTTAGAACAACCCTCGTCTTCAGTGTTGGTGTGGCAACAATTGCCACATTCATCAACGCCGGTGGTTTGGGGGAGGTGCTCGTGGTTGGTCTAAAGCTTTCACGAGAGGCCGTCACGCTGACGGGTGCAGTAGTGGTTTCATGTATCGCCTTGGGCATGGACTGGCTTGCCGGTCTGGTCGAAGACCTACTGAAGCCCAAGGGAGTATGAGTTCAAAGCTGAACTCAGCTGATTAATCGATTAATTAATAAGGAGCAGTAAATGAAAACCAGTCTAAAGACTGTACTGGCTGCAGTCGCCGTTGTCGGCAGCCTAACACTGACAGGTTGTGCACCTGCCGCAGAAGAAGCAACAAGCGATAACACAGCACTTGCTGGTCTAACCGGCGTTGTTGGTGCGAAGGACTTCTCTGAGCAGTACATCCTAGGAAACATGGTTAGCCAGCTACTAAACGCTAACGGTGCAGAGACTACCTACCAGACCATCGTTGGTTCTGCGAACGTACGTACCGCACTTGAGTCAGATGAATTCATGGGCTACTGGGAGTACACCGGTACCTCATGGTTGGCATACCTAGGTAACGACAAGCCGGTTCCAGGAGTTCAGGCTCAGTACGACGCAGTTAAGGCTGCAGACGCTGAAAAGGGTATTGCTTGGCTAGACGGTGCAGCGGTTAACAACACCTATGCATTCGCAATTCGTTCAGAGAAGGCAGCCGAGCTAGGCATCAAGACTCTGTCAGATGTAGCAAAGCTTCCAGCTTCAGAGCAGACCTTCTGTGTTGAGTCAGAGTTTGCTTCACGTCCAGATGGTTGGGAAGGCCTGAAGAAGACTTATGGCCTTACTGGCAAGACTGTAACTCTTGACACCGGTGCTATCTACTCAGTAACCGACAAGGGTGACGACTGTAACTTTGGTGAAGTATTCGCTACTGACGGGCGCATCAAGGCTCTTGACCTAGTGGTTATGGCTGACGACAAGGAATACTTCCCTGTTTACCAGGTTGGTTTCACCTTGAAGCAGAGCACCCTAGACAAGTACCCAGCGATTGCTGACATCATCAACAAGTTGACTGCAACTCTTACCGACGAGGTAATGCAGACACTTAACGCACGTGCAGACGTTGACGGCGATGAGCCAGCTGACATTGCTCGTGACTACCTAATCGAGCAGGGATTCATTACCGAGTAATTACTCGATAATTTATCCAAGCTTCAAATAAACAAAGGAACCTGAGATGGCACTTCAGATGCAGATCGGTGAATCATTCATCGGCGAAGGCGTAAACGCCGCACACATTAATACCGTGTTCGGGCATCGTGAAGGTCCAGCGGGAGTGGCCTGGGCAACAGCCCTGGCCACTCCTTCTCAGGGGCACGTTCCATACGTAGTGGTGCTTAAGCCGTCACTACCGGTCAAGCCATTGACCCTATTTGTCACCAAGGCAGCTCCGGCCAACGACACTCACGGCACCATGATTTGGGGTGCGGCTCAGGCCGGTGTGGCAGGCGGAGTGGCCGATGCCGTGGCCGAGGGCTTCATCAAAAAGAGTGACCTAGACGACACCGTGATCATCACAGCCGTTTGGGTAAACCCAGGTGCCGATGACGCCGATGCGGTTTATCACAACAACCGTCAGGCCACCAGAAATGCGCTGATGAATGGCGCCCACAATCTTCCGAGCATTGAAGACGTGCTCGATAACCGTGCTTTACCGCACAACCCGTACTACACCGCTAAAAACTAATTTTCTAAGCCAGATTTCTAAAGGACCAAGTCGTGAAAATCACCGATATCAAGCTAACCCGCATGCGGTTACCGCTTGACCCACCATTCAACGCAGCCTGGGATCCAAACCCTCGTCGTGAATTCACCGCAACTTTGGTCACCGTGGAAACCGATGCCGGTATCACCGGCTATGGCTCTGGCGACACAATGGATGGCTTTGAGGCATATCAACACCTATTTATAGGTACCGATCCAATGCAGATCGTGAACCAGGTAAAGCGCATCGAGACCATTAACTTTCACGGCGGCCGCTACTGGCCACTCGAGGTCGCGCTTTGGGACATCATCGGAAAAGTTGCCAACCTGCCGGTAGCCACTTTGTTTGGTGGTGCTAGCGATCGGTTGGCCGCTTATGCGTCATCGGGTGAATTAAAAGCTCCGGCCGCTCGCGCAGATGCAGCGGTCGCTGCAAAGGAACTTGGCTTCAAGGCCATGAAGATTCGTATTGCGCGTCACCAACTTAAAGAAGGAATTGCCGCGGTTCGTGCAGCGCGTGAGGCAGTTGGCGAAGACTTTGAACTGATGGTTGACATGAATCAGATGTGGCGAATGTCTGGTGACATTGAACCGGCGTTGACCCTAAGCAAGGTGCACTCAGTTGCAAAAGAACTACACGAACTAAAAGTTCTTTGGATTGAAGAACCACTACCGCAGGCAGATATTGAAGGCATGAAGCGCGTGCGTCAAGAAGTTGGCGTACAGCTTTCCGGTGGTGAGATGGTTCGCTCAATGGGTGAGCTTGCGCACCTGATTGAACAAGACGCACTGGATATTTACCAACCCGATGTCGTTCTTGCAGTTGGCATGTTGCGCGCACGCCAGGTGGCCGAGGCCGCGGCACTGAAGCACCGCCAGTTCACTCCGCACTCATGGACCAACGGCATTGGTGTGCTTGCCAACCTACACGTGGTTGCCGGTGTTGGTGGCGGCCCGTACTTTGAATTCCCATTTGATCCACCGGGTTGGACAGTCGAGCGTCGTGACTTCTTTATCAAGCCGGTTAACGTTGATAAGAACGGTGACGTGGTTGTTCCTAATGCACCTGGATTGGGAATTGAGCTTGATCACGAAGCGGTTAAGCGTTACACAATTTAGTTTCAACCAGCAATCAAGAAGGACAGGCCCAATTGGCTAAGAACTGGGTACAGCAGGCCAAAAGCCTGAAACCAAAGAACGATCTGTTCATCGACGGCAAGTTTGTGCCGGCGGCAGATGGTGAAAGATTTGAAACCCTTGCCCCGCGCGATGGATCGGTAATCACCACCGTTGCCAGAGGCAAAGCGGCCGATGTTGATAAGGCAGTGAAGTCTGCTGCCGCAGCATTTGATTCAGGGGTTTGGTCTCGCGCTGATGTTCGCCACCGCCAGCAGGTGCTGATTCGCTTGGCTGAACTGCTGCTTGAAAACAAAGACGAACTTGCTCTACTTGAATCGATTGAAACCGGTCATCCAATCGGCGACTCACTAAATGTTGATGTTCCGTCGGCCGCCAGAAGTTTTCGCTGGTATGGCGAGGCCCTAGACAAGATCTACGACGAGATTGCACCAACCCCAAACTCGGCACTGGCCCTGGTCACCCGTGAACCACTTGGTGTTATTGGTGCGGTTGTGCCTTGGAACTACCCACTAATCATCTCTTCTTGGAAGTTGGCCCCGGCCCTGGCCGCCGGAAACTCAGTGGTTTTGAAGCCTGCCGAGAACACCAACCTGGCCTCGCTGCGCTTGGCCGAACTAGCGATTGAGGCTGGCCTGCCGGCTGGCGTCCTGAACGTAGTTACTGGTCTTGGTGCCGAAGCCGGTGCTGCACTTGGCCGTCACCCGCAGGTAGACAAGATCACCTTCACCGGATCCCCTGCGGTTGGGCGCATGTTCCAGGAGTATGCCGGCCAGACCAATGGCAAGCAGGTTGCGCTGGAACTTGGTGGCAAGTCACCGCACATCGTCTTTGACGATGTTGAAGATATTGAAGCGTGTGCGGTGTCGGTTGCCTGGGGAATTTTCTACAATGCCGGTCAGACCTGTCACGGTGGTTCACGCTTGCTGGTGCACGAGAGTGTGCACGACAAACTTCTTGAGGCAACAATTCGCGTGGCAAAGTCACTGAAGCTTGGCGACACTCTTGATGAGTCAACTCAAGTCAGTGCAATCGTCAGCGAGAAGCAACTAGAGCGGGTGCTTGGATATCTTGAAATTGCAAAACAAGAGAATGCAAAGGTAGCCATGGGTGGCTCGCGCTTTACTCCGGCGGCTGGCCTTGAAAACGGATACTTCGTTGAGCCAACAATTCTTGACAACGTTGGTAACTCAAGCCGAATTGGCCAAGAAGAAATCTTTGGCCCAGTGCTTGCGGTAACAACATTCAAAACCGTTGCCGAGGCAGTGCAGCTTGCCAACGACACCGAATACGGTTTGGCAGCCAGCGTTTGGACGAAAGACATTTCTCGCGCGCACAAAGTTGCTCGCGCGGTTCGCGCCGGAACAGTTTGGGTAAACACTTTTGACGTTGCCGACATCATCGTTCCATTTGGTGGCTTCAAGTCATCTGGCTTTGGTCGCGACAGATCACTGCACGCACTTGATTCATACACCGCACTAAAGACCACTTGGATCAACCTTGGTTCACAGGAAATTTCATAATTAGAAAGCAGCAAATGTTTAACAAAGAAACAACCACCGTAGGTTTTATTGGCCTGGGCAACATGGGTTCTGGCATGACCAAGAACCTGCAGCTAAACGGTTTCAAGTTGGTAGTGAACGACGTGCGCAAAGAAGCCGCAGAGACACTAATTGCTAACGGTGCCGAGTGGGCCGCAACCCCAGCTGAGGTCGCGGCAAAGAGTGATGTTGTCATCACCATGCTGCCAACTCCAAAGCACGTGGATATGGTGTCGATGGGTGAAAACGGAATTCTTTCAGGAATTAAAGATGGCGGCTACTGGGTAGACATGTCTACCTCTGTGCCTGAAGTTACCGAGCGCGCACGCAAAACCAGCGAGGGCCGCAACCTTAACATCATGGACGCACCGGTATCGGGTATGTCTGTAGGTGCAGCAAATGGAAAGCTGCAGATTTTTGCCGGTGGTACCGCCGAGCAGTTTGCCACCATGAAGAATGTCTTTGAAGCCATGGGTGACCCACAGCGCATTTTGCACGTGGGCAAGGCAGGCGCCGGTTACGCGGTGAAGCTTGCGATCAACCAACTTTGGTTCTCACACCTGGTTGCTACCGCCGAGGTACTTAGCGTTGGCGTCAAGGCTGGGGTAGACCTAGAGGTGCTGCGCCAGTCGCTGATCGCCAGCCCAGCCAACTCAAACTTCGTTGAGAATGACGTGTTATCGGTGTTGAAGCACGGCGATTACGACGAAGGCTTTGCGATTGCCCTGGCCTGCAAGGACCTTGGCCTACACACCGATCTAGCCCGCGCGGTAGGTGTGCCGGTTGAGCTTTCGGCCCAGGTGGAGCAGATTTTCCGTCGTGCGAAGGCCCAGTATGGCGACCTAGCCGGCGAGATGACTCCAATGAAGCTGTACGAAGACCTAATTGGCCAGACTCTTCGTGTTGAGTAATCCCGCAACTCTATAAATAGGAATAAGCACAAATGTCTGAGACCAGAAAACTTTCAAGCTACGAACTAGTTCTAGACCCAAAACCGGCGGCACACTTTGGTGTTGGTGCCGTTTCAAAGGTGGGTGAGCTGGCAGCAGCGCAAGGTGCCAAGAGTGCACTGATTATTACTGACCCGTTCCTAGGTGCGTCTCCGATTTGTGCCGAGGTGCGGGGCAGTTTAGAGGCCGCCGGCCTCGCGGTATCTGTGTTTGATGGTGTTACTCCCAACCCAACAACTGCCTGCGTTGACGCAGGTTCAGATGCAGGAGCTGCCGCCAAGTGCGACATTTTGATTGCACTTGGTGGTGGCTCATCAATGGACACCGCCAAAGGCGTTTCACTTGGTGCCGTAAATCCTGAGCGTGGTGTTGCGCTGGATTACTCAACAGAGTTTAAGAATTCTGGAATTCCAATCATCGCTATTCCAACCACCGCAGGAACAGGTTCAGAGGTAAATGCGTTTGGAGTAATCACCGATGAAATTACCCACAAGCGTTTCTACGTTGGCCACTCAAGTGCGCTGGCCAAGGCCGCGATTCTTGACCCCAAGCTAACCGTTGGTTTGCCGGCTAAGGCAACTGCCGCAACCGGCATGGATGCACTGGTGCACGCAACCGAGTCTTATATTTCTGCACGACCAAATCCATACAGTGATGGAATTGCACTGCAGGTAGTTGAGATGGTTTCACAAAACATCGTTACCGCTTGCACCAAGGGTGATGACATTGAGGCACGTTCACAAATGTTGCTGGCCTCACACATCGCCGGCGTTGGTTTCTCACACACCGGACTTGGACTTGTGCACGGCATTGGTCACGCACTTGGTGGCCAGTTCAATATTCCTCACGGTGTTGCGCTGTGCCTAGTGCTTGAAGAAGTGCTCAAGTTTAATTTGCCGCACCGCGTTTCACGTTTTGCCCGATTGGCGTTCGCGCTTGGCGTTGGCGACACAGCCAAGAATGATGCACAAAATGCCGATGCCGCAATTGCGCGCATTGCCGAGCTGGTCAAGCAGGTTGGCCTGAAGGGCAAGCTATCGGATTTTGGAATCACCCACGAAAATCTTTCATCGCTAGCCAATGACGCAGTTGAAGATGCAGTAACAAACAACAACCCAGTTGCACCAACTCGCGAGCAAGTCATCGCAATTATGGAGAAGACACTATGAGCATCACCCCACAAGACGAAGCACGCGTACTAGATCTAGTTCCAAAGGGCATCTACGTAAACGGCGAGTGGCGTGACTCAAGTGACAAGTCAGTCATTGATGTGATTGACCCGGCAACCGGAAAGGTGTTGGCGCAGGTTGCCAACGCAACCCCGCAAGATGGTCAAGACGCATTGACCGCAGCTCACAACGCGCAGGCTGCCTGGGCCAAGACCTCACCGCGTTCACGTGCCGAGATTCTGCGCAAGGCCTTTGACAAGGTCACTGAGATGGCCGATGAATTCGCTATTTTGATGGCTCTTGAAATGGGCAAGCCGGTGGCCGAGGCCCGCGGAGAGGTTGCCTACGGCAGCGAGTTCCTGCGCTGGTTCAGCGAAGAAACTACTCACCAGGCTGGCCGCTTTGCCACCGCCCCGGACGGCAAGATGCGCATCATGGTGCAGAAGCGCCCGGTTGGCCCAAGCCTTTTCATTACCCCGTGGAACTTTCCGCTGGCTATGGCAACCCGCAAGATTGCCCCGGCAATCGCCGCCGGTTGCACCATGATCATCAAGCCAGCCGCGCTAACACCAATGACCACCTTGCTATTTGCCAAGGTGCTTGAAGAAGTTGGCCTGCCAAAGGGTGTGCTGAACGTAATTCAGACTCAGAGCGCAGGTGCAGTAACTGGTCCACTGATCAAGGACTCACGCCTACGCAAGCTTTCATTCACCGGTTCAACTGGGATTGGACGACGCTTGATTGCAGATTCAGCTGATCAGGTGCTGCGTGTGTCAATGGAACTAGGTGGAAACGCACCGATAGTGATTTTCGAAGATGCCGATATGGAGAAGGCATTGGCCGGCACCATGCTGGCAAAGCTTCGCAACATGGGTGAGGCCTGCACCGCAGCTAACCGTGTGATTGTGCACGAGAGCATTGCCGAGGAATTCTCAACCAAGTTGGCAGCGAAGATGGCGGCGCTTAAGGTTGCCCGCGGAACAGAAGACGGCGCAAACATTGGTCCAATGATTGACAGCAAGAGTCGCGACAGCATTCACGAGTTGGTGCAAGATGCTGTTGATAAGGGCGCCAAAGTTTTGACCGGTGGTTCTGTTCCTGCAGGTGAAGGTTACTTCTACCCACCAACTGTTTTGGCATCGGTACCTAAGAACGCCCGCATTCTGAAAGAGGAAGTTTTTGGTCCGGTTGCACCGGTAATAACTTTCAAGACAGAGTCCGAGGCAATTGCACTTGCCAACGACACCGAGTTTGGATTGGTTGCCTACGCGTTCACCAAAGATCTGAACCGCGGTTTGCGTTTGGCGGAATCACTTGAGGTTGGCATGTTTGGTTTGAACACTGGAATTGTTTCAAACCCTGCTGCACCGTTTGGTGGAATGAAGGCTTCGGGCCTTGGTCGTGAGGGCGGTAAAGAAGGTATTGAGGAATACCTTGAGACCGTTTACATCGGTATTGCTGATCCGTTTGAGGACTAAGTCAAACAGTTAGCTGCCGGGTTTTAGATCTCGCAAGGAAATTAGGGTTCCACCAAGCACGGCTGGAATACCGCCACCCGGGTGAACCGATGCACCAACTCGGCGAAGCCAAGGCTTGAAGATGCTGCGGTACTGCGGGTTGTGGAATGGGCCAGACATCCAAAGCGGATTGGTCTTGCCATATAGCGCACCAAGTGCCGAACCCCACTCGCCAAAGTACTCTGGCGTCAAAATGATGTGGTCTTCAAACAGTGAATCAATCGGTGCATTAAGACCCATAACCTTTGAGATGCGTTCAACCTCAGTACGAACCCAAGGGCTGTTTAGGTCATAAGTCTTGCCATCGGCCGGGGCGGTAAGTAGCACGGCAACGGTTGGCTTTTCGTTTGGGTAAACCTCACCAGCCTTGTAGTAATTCACAAACGCCATGGTCTGCTTTGGTGGTACGGCGGCCTCAAGCGCGGCATAAAGATCGGCGGGTTCATCGGGCATCACCACAGAGTGGGTGACGGTGCCCGCAGGCAAGGGCTGCTTGAGCACGGCATAAATTGCCACACCAGAACAAGAACGCTTACCGGTTGGCGGCTTTGGCTTTTTGCCAAGCAACACCCGCAGCACCTCAGGGTCCAGCGAGCTAACCACTAGGTCTGCAGGGTATTCGCCATCTTGAGTAGTGACTAAACCCTTTTTAACACCGATGACCCGCTCGCCCAAACGAATCTTGGCACCGGCCGCTTCTGCAAGCTTGGCAATGGTCTGCGGAATTTCATTTACTCCGCCAACAGGAACAGAGATTCCTTGAGTGGCCATGGCCGCGGTCATTGATGCGTAAATTGCCAGGGTTTGCTTTGGTGAGACACCTGCGTTCAAAGTGTGAATTGCGATTACCTCGCGAAGACCGGCGGGCATCCAGTTGAGTGACTTGATGTAGCTCTGCGTGGTCAAGCGCGCGCCATAAACCTTGAGCATCTTGCCAAGTGCCGGCACCGCCTTTGGATCAAAAGGATGTGCGGTCAACAGAGTTGAAATTGACGAAGTGATTTGATCGTGCTGTTTTTGAAAACGAGTCCAGGCTGCAAACCACTCGTGATTTTCTTTTACCGGCAGATCAGTTTCGTGCTCGCGAAAAAAGTAACGACCAACTTCGTTTAGTTTTGTAAATTCAACTTTTGCAACTGATGCGTTTTTTATCGGCGCCGACTTAGTTGCGCCAAGCGCATCATAAGTTGCCAAGAACTGCTGCCAAACTTCAGGAAAGGTAACCAGTGCCGGACCGGTATCCATGCGCTGACCACTTACTTCAACGCGTCGAGACTTGCCACCAATCCAGGTGTTGCGTTCTAAAACAGTTACTTGGTAACCAGCTTGCGCCAGCAGTGCCGCACTTGCCAGCCCAGAGATTCCGGCGCCAAGTACAACGGCTTTTTTCACTAGTACCAACCCATGAAGATTGCGGTTACCAACTGCACACCGGCAACTGCGCCAGCAACGTAAGGGAAAGTAATTGAATACTTGTAAAGGTCGTGCGCAACTTTGGGCGTTGGGTTCTGCCAGACCTTGATCACCAAGTATCCAGAGATCAGCAGGTTCACAAACGCAACTGGCACATTCACCATTGCAAACAGCACGGTTGCAACCAACCACCAGAAACCACACCAAATCAAAGTTTTCTTAACGCCCAGGTGCACGGCGGTGGTGACGATGCCGGTGTCAGAGTCCTGCGGAATATCTTGAATCGCATCGTAGGCGTGCTTTGCAATTGACCAAGCCATCAACGCAAACACCGCTAACCAAATTGGCTCTTTACCAAGTGCAAGAGGCACGAAGGCCAACGGAAAGGCGTAATCGGTGTTGGAAAAGCTATCTAGGTAAGCGCGGGCCTTTAGGCGAAGCGGCGGGGCAGAGTAGAAGGTGAAGAACAGGGCATAGGCCAGCATCCAGGCGGTGGCCTGCCACGGCAGGGTCAGGGCAAAGTAACCCAGGAACGGCAGGTTGGTCAGCGCCACACCCCACCAGATTGGCTTTACCTCGTTTGGGTAAATGTGTGCGCCCTCGTAGCCGCCCTTGCGAGCGTTGATGTTGTCTGTTTCTTGGTCGAAGATGTCGTTGATGCCGTAGATAAGAAGGTTAAAAGGCAGCGTGACCCAAATCAGAATTGGCAGCACGCGCCAGTCCCACAGGAATCCGGCCAACCACATGCCCATCACGGTGGTACCGATGGTGTTGATCCAAAGGACAGGTCTTGAAATAACTACTAGGCGTCTTAGCACCCCTTTAGCCTACGCTCAGTTGCCTGTTAGTCTTGGGCGTATCCGACAGAAATGGTTTAGCAATGAGGCTAGAACATGACCTTTTAGGTGAGCTAGAAGTTCCCGAAAG containing:
- a CDS encoding ABC transporter permease; the protein is MDYDLSLVLPFLIKKADEILELSIEHITVVLISLVIAAIIGVGTGLLVWEKPVARSAAVATAGVILTIPSMALLTILIPIMGLGWASTVFALSIYSLLPIVRNTVVGLREVDAAVIESARGMGMSKTAVLMKIQFPIAWPVILTGLRVAAQLSVGIAAIAAYVAGPGMGAYIFKGLSMLGAANALNFALTGTVVIVIIALSFDAVFILINRLTTSRGIRV
- a CDS encoding aldehyde dehydrogenase is translated as MAKNWVQQAKSLKPKNDLFIDGKFVPAADGERFETLAPRDGSVITTVARGKAADVDKAVKSAAAAFDSGVWSRADVRHRQQVLIRLAELLLENKDELALLESIETGHPIGDSLNVDVPSAARSFRWYGEALDKIYDEIAPTPNSALALVTREPLGVIGAVVPWNYPLIISSWKLAPALAAGNSVVLKPAENTNLASLRLAELAIEAGLPAGVLNVVTGLGAEAGAALGRHPQVDKITFTGSPAVGRMFQEYAGQTNGKQVALELGGKSPHIVFDDVEDIEACAVSVAWGIFYNAGQTCHGGSRLLVHESVHDKLLEATIRVAKSLKLGDTLDESTQVSAIVSEKQLERVLGYLEIAKQENAKVAMGGSRFTPAAGLENGYFVEPTILDNVGNSSRIGQEEIFGPVLAVTTFKTVAEAVQLANDTEYGLAASVWTKDISRAHKVARAVRAGTVWVNTFDVADIIVPFGGFKSSGFGRDRSLHALDSYTALKTTWINLGSQEIS
- a CDS encoding ABC transporter permease codes for the protein MSIQAASDVSTSYSQPSDRKGRFFTAKRWGTPLLILVALTGLLVFLTVRGEPDKIESFALNWPYMLAKVDEHIRLSIAAALLVAAIAIPAGILVSRSKSKIVRGTIVGIGNVGQATPAVGVIILLALILGIGWSTAIIALVFYGLLPVIRNTMVGISQINPSIIESAKGMGMTGGQILRKIELPLAVPVILAGFRTTLVFSVGVATIATFINAGGLGEVLVVGLKLSREAVTLTGAVVVSCIALGMDWLAGLVEDLLKPKGV
- a CDS encoding glycine betaine ABC transporter substrate-binding protein, translating into MKTSLKTVLAAVAVVGSLTLTGCAPAAEEATSDNTALAGLTGVVGAKDFSEQYILGNMVSQLLNANGAETTYQTIVGSANVRTALESDEFMGYWEYTGTSWLAYLGNDKPVPGVQAQYDAVKAADAEKGIAWLDGAAVNNTYAFAIRSEKAAELGIKTLSDVAKLPASEQTFCVESEFASRPDGWEGLKKTYGLTGKTVTLDTGAIYSVTDKGDDCNFGEVFATDGRIKALDLVVMADDKEYFPVYQVGFTLKQSTLDKYPAIADIINKLTATLTDEVMQTLNARADVDGDEPADIARDYLIEQGFITE
- a CDS encoding ABC transporter ATP-binding protein, which gives rise to MSKSTSGASIELSNVTKSYPNQPQAAVENFSMSINPGELIMLVGPSGCGKTTTMKMINRIIEPTSGSIKIDGEDILSLDQNTLRRRIGYVIQQIGLFPHMTIAENVSVVPKLLGWDKAKTAARVDELLSLVDLDPAKFANRYPKQLSGGQQQRIGVARALAADPPVMLMDEPFGATDPITREKLQDEFLRLQATIGKTIVFVTHDFDEAIKLGDRIAVLSERSQIEQFDTPANILANPASDYVSSFIGEGAALKRLALIPISSAKLGAATASGPAVMVTENLREALDHIVLNGGSPVPVTDAKGKTVGSISVKEISNALGADASALGIKKG
- a CDS encoding NAD(P)-dependent oxidoreductase gives rise to the protein MFNKETTTVGFIGLGNMGSGMTKNLQLNGFKLVVNDVRKEAAETLIANGAEWAATPAEVAAKSDVVITMLPTPKHVDMVSMGENGILSGIKDGGYWVDMSTSVPEVTERARKTSEGRNLNIMDAPVSGMSVGAANGKLQIFAGGTAEQFATMKNVFEAMGDPQRILHVGKAGAGYAVKLAINQLWFSHLVATAEVLSVGVKAGVDLEVLRQSLIASPANSNFVENDVLSVLKHGDYDEGFAIALACKDLGLHTDLARAVGVPVELSAQVEQIFRRAKAQYGDLAGEMTPMKLYEDLIGQTLRVE
- a CDS encoding mandelate racemase/muconate lactonizing enzyme family protein, with amino-acid sequence MKITDIKLTRMRLPLDPPFNAAWDPNPRREFTATLVTVETDAGITGYGSGDTMDGFEAYQHLFIGTDPMQIVNQVKRIETINFHGGRYWPLEVALWDIIGKVANLPVATLFGGASDRLAAYASSGELKAPAARADAAVAAKELGFKAMKIRIARHQLKEGIAAVRAAREAVGEDFELMVDMNQMWRMSGDIEPALTLSKVHSVAKELHELKVLWIEEPLPQADIEGMKRVRQEVGVQLSGGEMVRSMGELAHLIEQDALDIYQPDVVLAVGMLRARQVAEAAALKHRQFTPHSWTNGIGVLANLHVVAGVGGGPYFEFPFDPPGWTVERRDFFIKPVNVDKNGDVVVPNAPGLGIELDHEAVKRYTI
- the fae gene encoding formaldehyde-activating enzyme, whose product is MALQMQIGESFIGEGVNAAHINTVFGHREGPAGVAWATALATPSQGHVPYVVVLKPSLPVKPLTLFVTKAAPANDTHGTMIWGAAQAGVAGGVADAVAEGFIKKSDLDDTVIITAVWVNPGADDADAVYHNNRQATRNALMNGAHNLPSIEDVLDNRALPHNPYYTAKN